In the genome of Ancylomarina subtilis, one region contains:
- a CDS encoding SusC/RagA family TonB-linked outer membrane protein — MKNILLTICLCVLGLASYAQDGVVKGKILDSSGLPLPGVNILVKGTTNGTSTDFDGNYELKCAMGDELIFSFMGFKTQTITVESWLINRTLEDDAEMLDELVVVGYGVQKKSNMTGSVTNIKADDLKSVTTPNIANMLQGKAAGVYVSANSGLPGAAPKIRIRGKSTLSGSVDPLWVVDGVIQSEAPDLNAQDIESTTVLKDASATALYGSRAANGVVLVTTRSAKEGQSKINVSVKTGVSQLSLGNFSMMNAAEMTDYIKSFGNGYADLDWFTEDAQAIDTDWFDEGTKLGVVQDYGISFSGGNDKMKTYISGNVYDESGAVKGYDYTRYSGRMNVDYKIRDYLTLHPKMSFTYKDISDKQQGVGEMFLNMPYDRPRDDNGDIINPKDESVGWIGRDRSNSIYDLQWNYSESSTLKLSPYLGFDVNIAPGLTFVSSNSFDYQHHNSMSYTDPMSNSGKNDKGAISNYHWKSMNRFSNQLLRFTKSIDEHFFTVMAAYEYNDYKWSTTKAQKNGIVSGTSILDAGAEMKNIEGSQDKYAFKSYLFNANYSYASRYMGQFSFRRDGSSKFGKDTQFGNFYSISGGWNIHNEDFFDIKEINVLKFRASYGVLGNTPSDYTASGKSNYHPSKELYSITNQYNKYPVVSADQLGNDDLTWEKTYSTNFALDTRFLDRFDINMEYYIKDTKDLLYYVTLPATAGFKGYWENIGAVKNQGFEFMFGADIFKGTDNGFAWHIDANIGINTNEVQELYQNKDYTSGNKIRREGEDIDTWYMRKWAGVNTEDGKPQWEIVGEDGEKTLTSNWNDGTIQMVGSATPDYFGGLSSVMTYKNFSLSMNMDFVQGIDIYNSSRELYDNDGAYASFNSMSLKSGWSRWTKPGDKATHPQAMNGGNSLSNKTSSRYLEDGSYIKLRNVTLNYSFAGLKTKTFLNNLSVYASVENVFTITDFSGVDPEVGDENSEGETSQYGDYAIPRRFMFGFNFSF; from the coding sequence ATGAAAAACATTTTGTTGACTATTTGTTTGTGTGTGTTGGGGCTTGCCTCGTATGCACAGGACGGAGTCGTTAAAGGAAAAATTTTGGACAGTAGTGGACTACCTCTTCCGGGTGTAAACATCTTGGTAAAGGGAACGACCAATGGAACCTCTACTGATTTTGATGGAAATTATGAGTTGAAATGCGCTATGGGAGATGAGTTGATTTTTTCTTTCATGGGATTTAAAACGCAAACGATTACTGTCGAATCCTGGCTTATCAATCGTACTCTCGAAGATGATGCTGAGATGCTCGATGAGTTGGTTGTTGTTGGTTATGGTGTTCAGAAGAAGTCAAATATGACCGGATCTGTTACCAATATCAAGGCAGATGATCTAAAGTCGGTGACAACACCGAATATTGCCAACATGCTACAAGGGAAAGCAGCCGGGGTATATGTAAGTGCAAATTCAGGTTTGCCAGGAGCGGCACCAAAAATTAGAATTCGAGGTAAATCAACTTTGAGTGGTAGTGTTGACCCTCTTTGGGTTGTTGATGGTGTGATTCAATCTGAAGCTCCGGATTTGAATGCTCAGGATATCGAATCGACAACTGTCTTGAAAGACGCTTCGGCAACGGCACTATATGGTTCACGTGCAGCTAATGGCGTAGTTCTGGTAACAACACGAAGTGCAAAAGAAGGTCAGTCTAAAATCAACGTTTCAGTTAAGACAGGTGTTAGCCAATTATCATTGGGCAATTTCTCTATGATGAATGCTGCTGAAATGACAGATTACATTAAATCTTTTGGAAATGGATATGCTGATCTTGATTGGTTTACTGAGGATGCTCAGGCAATTGATACCGATTGGTTTGATGAAGGTACAAAACTGGGTGTCGTTCAGGATTATGGCATTTCGTTCAGTGGTGGAAATGACAAGATGAAGACTTATATTTCTGGGAACGTATATGATGAGTCAGGTGCCGTAAAGGGCTATGATTATACACGATATTCTGGCAGAATGAATGTTGATTATAAAATTAGAGATTATTTGACTTTACATCCAAAAATGAGTTTTACGTATAAGGATATTTCTGACAAACAACAAGGTGTTGGGGAAATGTTTTTGAATATGCCATACGATCGTCCTCGCGATGATAATGGTGATATCATCAATCCTAAAGATGAAAGTGTCGGTTGGATTGGTCGTGACAGAAGTAATTCTATTTACGATTTGCAGTGGAACTATTCGGAGTCTTCAACTTTAAAACTATCTCCTTATTTAGGTTTTGATGTCAATATTGCTCCGGGTTTAACTTTTGTATCATCGAACAGTTTCGATTATCAGCATCATAATTCAATGTCTTATACCGATCCGATGTCCAATTCAGGGAAAAATGATAAGGGAGCAATATCGAATTATCATTGGAAAAGTATGAATCGTTTTTCGAATCAGTTGTTACGATTTACAAAATCGATAGATGAGCATTTCTTTACCGTGATGGCTGCTTATGAGTACAACGATTATAAATGGTCAACAACAAAAGCTCAGAAAAATGGTATCGTATCGGGTACCAGTATTTTAGATGCAGGTGCTGAGATGAAGAATATTGAAGGATCTCAGGATAAGTATGCCTTTAAATCTTATTTGTTTAATGCCAACTATTCGTATGCATCTCGTTATATGGGACAGTTTTCTTTCCGTCGAGATGGTTCTTCTAAGTTTGGTAAGGATACGCAGTTTGGTAATTTTTATTCGATTAGTGGGGGATGGAACATTCATAATGAAGATTTCTTTGACATCAAAGAGATTAATGTGTTGAAATTTCGTGCCAGCTATGGTGTTTTAGGTAATACTCCTAGCGATTATACGGCTAGTGGTAAAAGTAATTATCATCCAAGTAAGGAGCTTTATTCAATTACGAATCAGTATAATAAATATCCTGTGGTTTCAGCCGATCAGTTAGGCAACGATGATTTAACCTGGGAAAAGACTTATAGTACAAACTTTGCTCTTGATACCCGTTTTCTTGATCGTTTTGATATCAATATGGAATATTACATTAAGGATACTAAGGATCTTCTGTATTATGTGACTTTACCAGCTACAGCAGGATTTAAAGGTTATTGGGAAAATATTGGAGCCGTTAAAAATCAGGGGTTTGAATTCATGTTTGGAGCGGATATTTTTAAAGGAACTGATAATGGTTTTGCTTGGCATATTGATGCCAATATTGGCATTAATACCAATGAAGTTCAGGAATTGTATCAGAATAAAGACTACACATCGGGGAATAAAATCCGACGCGAAGGTGAAGATATCGATACCTGGTACATGCGTAAATGGGCTGGTGTAAATACCGAAGATGGTAAGCCTCAATGGGAAATCGTTGGTGAAGATGGTGAAAAAACATTAACAAGTAACTGGAATGATGGAACTATACAGATGGTAGGATCAGCTACGCCTGATTACTTTGGGGGTTTATCTTCGGTTATGACATACAAAAACTTTAGTTTAAGTATGAATATGGATTTTGTTCAGGGAATTGATATTTATAACTCAAGCCGAGAATTGTATGATAATGACGGTGCTTATGCAAGTTTTAATTCCATGTCATTAAAATCGGGATGGAGCAGATGGACAAAACCTGGTGATAAAGCAACTCATCCTCAAGCGATGAATGGGGGTAATAGTCTTTCCAATAAGACATCATCTCGTTATTTAGAAGATGGTAGTTATATCAAGTTACGCAATGTGACCTTGAATTATTCGTTCGCAGGTTTAAAAACAAAGACTTTTTTGAATAATCTAAGTGTTTACGCTTCAGTTGAAAATGTGTTTACGATTACTGACTTCTCGGGTGTCGATCCTGAAGTAGGTGATGAGAATTCTGAAGGTGAGACTTCTCAGTATGGCGATTATGCAATTCCAAGACGATTTATGTTTGGATTTAACTTCTCGTTCTAG
- a CDS encoding RagB/SusD family nutrient uptake outer membrane protein, with translation MRKIYKYFAVSLFALGLSSCELDMVPYETIEKDDVYSSENAIEALTLGNYAILKGSGIADGQSWVNNYFRFGEYSGDNVALSGSTTDPLFYIYNFKRQAKGDRKQSVWTAAYKAIVGCNIVIDRAVEGESAEMDNVIGQNYYLRGMQYFYLTTLFGRPYNQSPETNLGVPIKLSTDVNDQPLRSTVKECYEQVIADLKKAESLMQSEKSASYATKEAAQALLSRVYLYMGDNDNAIAYSDLVINSGRYSLLSKDDLRVYPTFTPDENPETIFALRFVDGADNSGEWDDWYAFSGMYAAVDAEGKASLDGSGWGELYASVTYRDIVEEWPDDARSAFVTSMVLDKNSEDLWGVWYGLNSYKDSDSDEQKKLNGLLFHQDSVSADRTVLYQKLASDQGTKNMEVPITTVVDAKTGVTNYSVIPYQINKETGATQLLSAPVKLRINQKLATRQTYPKYFITKCSGQENKGHLWSPIISRLAEIYLNRAEAYAKKGDIGNALADVNIVRTRAIGPEAAYTPADVTAEMSLLDLVLKERRLELAYEGHRKFDVFRNNRNLDRAYPGTHLRGNDPFFEVRYDSNEIIEYIPEGEILAQPDLQQNL, from the coding sequence ATGAGAAAAATATATAAATATTTTGCTGTTTCACTATTCGCACTTGGTCTGAGTTCTTGTGAACTGGACATGGTGCCGTATGAGACAATTGAAAAGGACGATGTGTATTCATCGGAAAATGCTATTGAAGCATTAACTCTTGGAAACTATGCTATTTTAAAGGGATCTGGAATCGCTGATGGTCAATCATGGGTAAACAATTACTTTCGATTTGGAGAGTACTCCGGAGATAATGTAGCTCTAAGTGGATCGACGACTGACCCATTGTTTTACATCTATAATTTTAAACGTCAAGCAAAGGGGGATAGAAAACAGTCTGTATGGACAGCTGCCTATAAAGCGATTGTTGGTTGTAATATCGTAATCGATAGGGCAGTAGAAGGTGAGAGTGCTGAGATGGACAATGTGATTGGTCAGAACTATTATTTACGTGGAATGCAATATTTCTATCTGACAACACTTTTTGGTCGTCCTTATAATCAAAGTCCTGAGACAAATTTGGGTGTGCCTATTAAGCTGTCTACTGATGTTAACGATCAGCCTTTGCGTTCAACTGTAAAGGAGTGTTACGAGCAAGTAATTGCAGACCTAAAGAAAGCAGAATCGTTAATGCAGTCTGAAAAGTCGGCTAGTTATGCTACAAAGGAAGCGGCACAGGCTTTATTATCACGCGTTTATTTATATATGGGTGATAACGATAATGCTATCGCTTATTCTGATTTAGTAATTAATTCGGGTCGTTATTCTTTGTTATCGAAGGATGATTTAAGGGTTTATCCAACTTTTACACCTGATGAGAATCCTGAGACAATTTTTGCTTTGCGTTTTGTCGATGGAGCTGATAATTCAGGAGAATGGGACGATTGGTATGCCTTTTCAGGTATGTATGCTGCGGTTGATGCTGAAGGGAAAGCTTCATTAGATGGTTCTGGTTGGGGTGAATTGTATGCATCTGTAACTTACAGAGATATTGTTGAGGAATGGCCTGATGATGCGCGTTCAGCCTTTGTAACGTCAATGGTTTTAGACAAAAACTCTGAAGACCTTTGGGGTGTTTGGTATGGTTTAAATTCTTATAAAGATTCGGATTCAGATGAGCAGAAGAAATTGAATGGTCTTTTGTTTCATCAGGATTCAGTAAGTGCTGATCGTACTGTTTTGTATCAAAAATTAGCTTCTGATCAGGGAACTAAAAATATGGAAGTGCCTATTACTACTGTTGTTGATGCAAAAACAGGAGTGACGAATTATTCTGTGATACCGTATCAGATTAATAAAGAAACAGGAGCGACACAGTTGTTAAGTGCTCCGGTTAAGTTACGTATCAATCAGAAGTTGGCGACTCGTCAAACTTATCCTAAATATTTTATTACAAAATGTTCGGGGCAGGAGAATAAAGGTCATTTGTGGTCTCCAATTATCTCTCGTTTGGCTGAAATTTATTTAAATAGGGCAGAAGCTTATGCTAAAAAAGGTGATATTGGTAATGCTCTTGCGGATGTAAATATCGTTAGAACAAGAGCTATAGGACCAGAGGCGGCCTATACACCTGCTGATGTAACAGCTGAAATGAGTCTTCTAGATTTGGTTTTAAAAGAGCGTCGTTTGGAGTTGGCTTATGAAGGCCATCGTAAGTTTGATGTTTTCAGAAACAATAGAAATCTGGATAGAGCTTATCCGGGAACTCACCTTCGTGGTAACGATCCTTTTTTCGAAGTTCGATACGATTCCAATGAAATTATAGAGTATATTCCTGAGGGAGAAATATTAGCTCAACCAGACTTGCAGCAAAACCTGTAA
- a CDS encoding DUF3472 domain-containing protein, translated as MKINTYTKLFLLLLTQCLWACSSCSKQDSYTKTNDDMLLSELKISVPLTGNAWLVDDVSLNESMISENGLINWTKESSLIRTFVRVNRKGQLSLGLKAKSLKGTSVVRVTIGDEFKEITIKNQTSEIVPVGRFNVAKKGYVQIDIQGVSKTDQYFAEVSHLVIGGEATLDGTDFVKDDFYWGRRGPSVHLSYQIPEDAGDIRWFYNEIEVPEGNDVIGSYYMANGFGEGYFGIQVNSEIERRILFSVWSSYVTDNPNDIPDDEKITLLKKGSDVKTGEFGSEGSGGQSYRVYNWKAGNKYRFLLGAKPSVDNSTDYTAYFFAPEIGKWELIASFRRPKTTTYITNAHSFLENFMTEMGQFTRMGTYSNQWFRNTDGKWFEVIDAKFTADATARKNSRLDYAGGAEGTCFFLKNCGFFSDKTTMDTYFKRDAIGEAPVIDFKNLP; from the coding sequence ATGAAGATTAATACATATACAAAACTATTTTTATTGCTGTTGACTCAGTGCCTATGGGCGTGCTCGTCTTGCTCTAAACAGGATTCTTATACGAAAACAAATGATGACATGCTTTTGAGTGAGCTCAAAATAAGTGTCCCATTAACAGGAAATGCATGGTTGGTTGACGATGTTTCTTTAAATGAGAGTATGATTTCGGAGAATGGTTTAATAAACTGGACAAAAGAAAGCTCTCTGATCAGAACCTTTGTTAGAGTAAACCGAAAAGGTCAATTGAGTCTGGGTTTAAAGGCCAAATCTTTGAAAGGGACTTCAGTTGTGAGAGTTACTATCGGAGATGAATTCAAAGAAATTACAATCAAAAATCAAACTTCTGAAATTGTTCCTGTTGGACGATTTAATGTAGCTAAGAAAGGTTACGTCCAGATTGATATACAAGGTGTGTCAAAAACTGATCAGTATTTTGCTGAGGTTTCACACTTGGTTATTGGTGGAGAAGCCACTTTGGATGGAACTGATTTTGTCAAGGATGACTTTTACTGGGGAAGACGTGGACCATCAGTCCATTTATCTTATCAGATTCCGGAAGATGCGGGAGATATTCGTTGGTTTTATAACGAAATTGAAGTGCCTGAAGGAAACGATGTCATTGGTTCGTATTATATGGCCAATGGTTTTGGTGAAGGTTATTTTGGTATTCAGGTCAATTCTGAAATTGAGCGACGTATTTTATTTTCGGTTTGGAGTTCTTATGTGACGGATAATCCGAATGATATTCCCGATGACGAGAAAATTACGTTGTTGAAAAAGGGTTCCGATGTAAAAACCGGTGAATTTGGCAGTGAAGGTTCTGGAGGACAAAGTTATCGAGTATACAATTGGAAAGCAGGGAACAAGTATCGTTTTCTTTTGGGAGCTAAACCCAGTGTCGATAATTCCACTGATTATACAGCCTACTTTTTTGCGCCAGAGATAGGTAAATGGGAATTGATTGCCAGTTTCCGACGACCTAAAACGACAACTTATATTACTAATGCCCATTCATTTCTCGAAAATTTCATGACCGAAATGGGGCAGTTTACCCGTATGGGTACCTATTCCAATCAATGGTTCAGAAACACAGATGGAAAGTGGTTCGAAGTGATTGATGCTAAATTTACAGCGGATGCTACTGCTCGTAAGAATTCGCGTTTGGACTATGCGGGTGGTGCAGAAGGGACTTGTTTCTTTTTAAAAAATTGTGGGTTTTTTAGTGACAAAACAACTATGGATACTTATTTCAAAAGAGATGCTATAGGTGAAGCACCTGTTATTGATTTTAAGAATTTACCATAG
- a CDS encoding SUMF1/EgtB/PvdO family nonheme iron enzyme: MRLKVKIIGLIAMLGLFALYRSIEKLDIYTSTDSYCISCHVHTSADHSWELSSHYSTNSIKRTACVDCHLPPKESIDYWPQKIKAGTRDLYSYYFKDRAKINWAEKSEIENAVRFAPKESCMNCHENLFPFDLSKKGEKAHLYYRRNEADLHCINCHKGVGHGDSKTMYEPNTLFLKRQENIEPIHTRSAKVEGFKNYIETIPGSSVSFDMIAIPSGEFEMSIYPNNKFKHAPLVRKKIYLSSFFMAKVELTWDAYRAFLTDVESEGREQAQVNDSIEIDVISGATPPWGDPAQGWGMGHRPAISMTWQAANIYCRWLSKKTGKTYRLPTEAEWEYACRANSDLQDNWTDEEIANRIIFRDNSKGKTHLPEGMKANAFGLVNMLGNVKEFCSDWYADNPFENDSFVVNPEGPETGTERVIKGGSYRSGKEDVRADYRESTQHDKWLRTDPQMPKSIWWYSDCRDVGFRLVCEWDGDSKKTINEY; encoded by the coding sequence GTGAGATTAAAAGTAAAAATAATAGGCCTGATTGCGATGCTTGGACTGTTTGCCTTGTATCGCTCAATTGAAAAGTTGGATATCTACACGTCGACTGATTCATATTGTATTAGTTGTCATGTTCATACATCTGCAGATCATTCCTGGGAATTGTCGTCACATTATAGTACAAATTCCATAAAGAGGACTGCCTGTGTTGATTGTCATTTGCCTCCCAAAGAAAGTATAGACTATTGGCCTCAGAAGATAAAAGCCGGAACAAGGGATTTGTATAGCTATTATTTTAAAGATCGCGCTAAGATTAATTGGGCTGAGAAATCGGAAATTGAAAACGCAGTAAGATTTGCCCCAAAAGAATCTTGTATGAACTGTCACGAGAACCTGTTTCCATTTGATTTATCTAAGAAGGGCGAAAAGGCACATTTGTATTATCGTAGAAATGAAGCTGATTTGCATTGTATCAATTGCCACAAAGGAGTTGGTCATGGAGATTCTAAAACCATGTATGAACCCAATACCTTATTTCTAAAACGTCAGGAGAATATCGAGCCTATTCATACAAGGTCAGCAAAAGTAGAGGGGTTTAAAAACTATATTGAAACCATTCCAGGTTCATCTGTTTCTTTTGATATGATTGCTATTCCATCAGGAGAATTTGAGATGAGCATTTATCCTAATAATAAATTCAAACACGCGCCCCTTGTTCGAAAGAAGATTTATTTGTCGTCCTTTTTTATGGCTAAAGTAGAATTGACTTGGGATGCTTATCGGGCTTTTTTAACCGATGTGGAATCAGAAGGACGAGAACAGGCTCAGGTTAACGATTCAATTGAGATTGATGTGATAAGTGGCGCAACACCACCGTGGGGGGATCCTGCTCAGGGATGGGGAATGGGCCATCGTCCTGCCATAAGTATGACCTGGCAGGCAGCTAATATCTATTGTCGGTGGCTTTCAAAAAAAACAGGGAAAACATACCGTTTACCAACTGAAGCAGAGTGGGAATATGCCTGTAGAGCCAATTCTGACTTACAAGATAATTGGACTGATGAGGAGATCGCCAATCGAATAATATTTAGAGACAATTCTAAAGGGAAAACGCACTTGCCCGAAGGCATGAAAGCTAATGCATTTGGTTTGGTTAATATGCTGGGTAATGTTAAAGAATTTTGTTCGGATTGGTATGCTGATAATCCTTTTGAGAATGATTCATTTGTAGTCAATCCTGAAGGTCCGGAAACTGGGACAGAAAGAGTTATTAAGGGTGGATCGTATCGGTCTGGTAAAGAGGATGTTCGTGCTGATTATCGGGAAAGCACACAGCATGATAAATGGTTGAGAACCGATCCCCAAATGCCCAAAAGCATCTGGTGGTATTCCGATTGTCGGGATGTGGGTTTTAGACTGGTTTGTGAATGGGATGGAGACAGTAAAAAAACAATAAATGAATATTAG
- a CDS encoding Gfo/Idh/MocA family protein, translated as MNIAKNARREFLKNASTIGMFCALGATGLIQCESKKERFYTYPPLLNQAPDGPVLRAGLIGCGYRGTGAVLNFLNAGPNLEITALADVFIDKIELCNKILKEKKGFEVPQEYCFVGFDAFEKVLDSGVDVVILATPPNFRPEHLAACVKARKHVFMEKPIAVDPVGVRSVMISGERADALGLSIVTGTIKRHQKDYIETFRQVAKGEIGDVVSANSYYNVGKLWHKKPKSEWTEMEAMIRDWVNWCWLSGDHIVEQNVHNLDTVNWFVGKHPVKAVGFGARHRRLTGNQYDMFSVDFLYDNDVHYHSMCRQINGCENNVSDQIRGTQGYTNCKNTIYNHDSSIKWAFDYGNKDQMLPISPYDQEHIDWVTAIRTGQPVNETQAIAESTMTGIMGRISAYTGKETTWEEMMNSDIYLSPKHYSFGKVDVDKSVPVPGL; from the coding sequence ATGAATATAGCTAAAAACGCAAGACGTGAATTTTTGAAAAATGCCAGTACTATAGGCATGTTTTGTGCACTTGGTGCTACAGGTCTTATTCAATGTGAATCTAAAAAAGAGAGGTTTTATACCTATCCACCTTTACTTAATCAGGCTCCTGATGGGCCAGTTTTGAGAGCGGGGCTTATTGGTTGTGGCTACCGGGGAACGGGGGCAGTTCTCAATTTTCTGAATGCCGGACCCAATTTGGAGATCACTGCTCTAGCTGATGTTTTTATCGATAAAATAGAGCTCTGTAATAAGATACTGAAGGAGAAAAAGGGTTTTGAAGTCCCACAAGAATATTGTTTTGTTGGATTTGATGCTTTTGAAAAGGTGCTTGACAGTGGTGTGGATGTGGTGATTCTTGCTACTCCACCTAATTTTAGACCGGAACATTTGGCTGCTTGTGTTAAGGCGCGTAAACACGTGTTTATGGAGAAGCCCATTGCCGTCGATCCGGTTGGGGTTAGGTCAGTTATGATATCGGGAGAAAGGGCGGATGCTTTGGGGCTGTCAATTGTGACGGGTACCATTAAGCGTCATCAAAAAGATTATATTGAAACCTTCAGGCAAGTTGCAAAAGGTGAGATTGGAGATGTTGTATCGGCCAACAGCTATTACAATGTGGGGAAACTATGGCACAAGAAGCCTAAATCAGAATGGACTGAAATGGAAGCCATGATTCGTGATTGGGTGAATTGGTGTTGGCTTTCGGGCGACCATATTGTGGAGCAAAATGTGCATAATCTTGATACCGTAAATTGGTTTGTGGGCAAACATCCAGTAAAAGCAGTGGGCTTTGGGGCTCGTCACCGTCGATTAACAGGCAATCAGTATGATATGTTTAGTGTGGATTTTCTTTACGATAATGATGTGCACTACCATAGCATGTGCCGACAAATAAACGGTTGTGAGAATAATGTGTCGGATCAAATTAGAGGAACGCAGGGGTATACGAATTGTAAAAATACCATTTATAACCACGACTCGAGTATTAAATGGGCATTCGATTATGGCAATAAAGATCAAATGTTACCGATAAGTCCCTATGATCAGGAACATATTGATTGGGTGACCGCCATCAGAACAGGTCAACCTGTGAATGAAACACAAGCTATTGCTGAGTCGACTATGACAGGTATTATGGGACGAATTTCTGCTTACACTGGCAAAGAAACAACTTGGGAGGAGATGATGAACTCTGACATATATCTTTCTCCAAAGCATTATAGCTTTGGAAAAGTTGATGTGGATAAATCTGTTCCTGTACCTGGTTTGTAA
- a CDS encoding TspO/MBR family protein translates to MNKKLTLFLILNFTALFIAGIFTGDGVPSNWYQHLNKAPWTPPGWLFGIAWTFIMICFAYYMSYLFQSTKKTQKIIILYSLQWLLNSLWAPVYFYYHNILGGLMIIISLLLLIIFFFVYYKQALGFKSILIVPYVIWMFIATSLNLYTFLYN, encoded by the coding sequence ATGAACAAAAAATTAACTCTATTCCTCATACTCAATTTTACGGCATTATTTATAGCTGGAATTTTCACAGGTGATGGTGTCCCTTCAAATTGGTATCAGCACTTAAATAAAGCGCCCTGGACTCCACCCGGATGGTTATTTGGCATAGCTTGGACTTTTATTATGATCTGTTTTGCCTATTACATGAGCTATTTATTTCAATCCACAAAAAAGACTCAAAAGATTATCATTTTATATAGTTTACAATGGCTCTTAAACAGCCTATGGGCACCTGTTTATTTTTACTATCACAATATCCTTGGAGGATTAATGATTATCATTTCACTATTACTACTCATCATATTTTTCTTTGTTTATTACAAACAAGCTCTCGGGTTTAAATCAATTTTAATTGTCCCTTATGTGATTTGGATGTTTATTGCCACATCACTAAACCTATACACATTTTTATACAATTGA
- a CDS encoding SDR family oxidoreductase, with product MKILLTGATGYIGKRLLPILIENGHEVICCVRDKKRFNPPPSLLPYIEVIQVDLLDSASLRQIPDDIAAAYYLVHSMSSSSDYEVLEKQSAINFRQAINKTQAQQVIYLSGIINESVLSKHLKSRGNVELELQKGKYNLTTLRAGIIIGSGSASFEIIRDLVEKIPIMITPKWLNTKCQPIAIRDVITFLSRSLLNPDTYNHDFDIGGPDILTYKEMLLEYARVRKLIRRIIIVPVMTPRLSSYWLYFVTTTSYKLAIALVNSMKIEVVCRDSKINQILDVKPLSYKEALSKAFLKIESNEVVSSWKDSLISGRLNIKISDFINVPKFGCLTDQRSRVYADRQACLDKIWRIGGKTGWYYANHLWKFRGYLDRLVGGVGLRRGRTNEDKLTAGDAVDFWRVLYANKEEGRLLLFAEMKLPGEAWLEFKIDGNRLIQTATYRPKGLPGRLYWYIIYPFHGFIFRGLLKQLTK from the coding sequence ATGAAAATTCTACTTACTGGGGCAACGGGTTATATTGGGAAAAGACTCCTACCTATTCTGATTGAGAATGGACATGAGGTTATTTGCTGTGTTCGTGACAAGAAACGTTTCAATCCTCCTCCATCACTTTTACCTTATATCGAAGTCATTCAGGTTGATCTTTTAGATTCTGCCTCACTCAGGCAAATTCCTGATGATATCGCTGCGGCTTATTATTTGGTTCATTCTATGTCTTCTTCAAGCGATTATGAAGTTTTAGAAAAACAGTCGGCCATCAATTTCAGACAAGCGATTAATAAAACTCAAGCCCAACAGGTGATTTACCTTAGTGGTATTATCAATGAATCTGTTCTATCAAAACATCTGAAATCGAGAGGAAATGTTGAATTAGAATTACAAAAAGGCAAATACAACTTAACAACATTACGAGCTGGAATCATTATCGGCTCGGGTAGTGCCTCCTTTGAAATCATTCGGGATTTAGTTGAAAAAATCCCCATCATGATCACCCCCAAATGGCTCAATACAAAATGTCAACCCATAGCCATTAGGGACGTTATTACATTCCTGTCAAGAAGCCTGCTGAATCCGGACACCTACAATCACGATTTTGATATTGGAGGCCCGGATATTCTCACTTACAAAGAGATGTTACTTGAATATGCCCGGGTCCGAAAATTGATACGCCGAATCATTATTGTGCCTGTGATGACACCTCGACTCTCATCCTATTGGCTCTATTTTGTGACAACCACCTCTTACAAGTTAGCCATCGCCTTAGTCAATAGTATGAAAATAGAGGTCGTTTGCAGGGACAGTAAAATCAATCAAATTCTGGATGTTAAACCTCTAAGTTACAAAGAAGCCTTATCAAAAGCTTTTTTAAAAATTGAAAGTAATGAGGTCGTTTCAAGCTGGAAAGATTCCTTAATCAGTGGCCGACTCAATATTAAAATCTCTGACTTTATTAACGTCCCCAAATTTGGTTGCTTAACCGATCAGCGAAGTCGGGTTTATGCTGACAGACAAGCTTGTTTGGATAAAATATGGCGAATTGGTGGCAAAACCGGCTGGTACTATGCAAATCATCTATGGAAATTCAGAGGCTATTTGGATCGTCTTGTTGGTGGCGTGGGTTTAAGAAGAGGACGTACAAACGAAGATAAATTAACAGCAGGAGATGCTGTTGACTTTTGGCGGGTGCTCTACGCGAATAAAGAGGAAGGGCGCCTACTCCTTTTTGCAGAAATGAAGCTTCCTGGAGAAGCCTGGCTTGAATTTAAAATTGATGGCAATAGACTCATTCAAACTGCAACTTATCGTCCCAAAGGTTTACCTGGCAGATTGTATTGGTATATCATCTACCCCTTTCACGGCTTTATTTTCAGAGGGCTACTTAAACAATTAACCAAATAA